From a single Herbiconiux sp. SALV-R1 genomic region:
- the rplS gene encoding 50S ribosomal protein L19, translating into MHILDSVDAASLKSDIPNFRAGDTVKVHVNIIEGTRSRIQVFQGVVIGRSGEGVRETFTVRKVSFQVGVERTFPVHSPVIDHIELVTRGDVRRAKLYYLRNLRGKKAKIKEKRDA; encoded by the coding sequence ATGCACATCCTCGACTCCGTCGATGCAGCATCGCTCAAGAGCGACATCCCGAACTTCCGTGCCGGCGACACCGTCAAGGTGCACGTGAACATCATCGAAGGCACGCGCTCGCGTATCCAGGTCTTCCAGGGCGTCGTCATCGGCCGCTCGGGCGAAGGCGTGCGCGAGACCTTCACCGTGCGCAAGGTCAGCTTCCAGGTCGGCGTCGAGCGCACCTTCCCGGTGCACTCGCCGGTCATCGACCACATCGAGCTCGTCACCCGTGGTGACGTGCGTCGTGCGAAGCTCTACTACCTGCGCAACCTCCGTGGCAAGAAGGCCAAGATCAAGGAGAAGCGCGACGCGTAG
- the lepB gene encoding signal peptidase I: MTDTSVPSYDTSDDTAPERRPRRSKRSKSAWLFARDLLVIFVIALLASVLIKTFLVRSFYIPSGSMENTLQVNDRILVNQLEPALIPISRGDVVVFKDPGGWLNPTAEPEKNPIAAAVDWVLEGVGLAADDANDHLIKRVIGLPGDTVACCNALGQMTVNDVPLDESAYLKLPDGVSAVSQEPFEVTVPADSLWVMGDNRYNSADSRFNQDQPGKGFVPIGNVVGRAILVTWPMDHWTWLDNYGAVFDGIPTVAPAGVPAGGSDDSPATPESAPAAAASVPDAAAGVIAAPALPGAH; encoded by the coding sequence ATGACAGATACATCAGTGCCCTCGTACGACACGAGCGACGACACCGCCCCCGAGCGGAGGCCCAGACGGTCGAAGCGTTCCAAGAGCGCGTGGCTGTTCGCCCGCGACCTGCTCGTCATCTTCGTGATCGCGCTGCTCGCCTCGGTGCTCATCAAGACGTTCCTGGTGCGCTCGTTCTACATCCCCTCCGGGTCGATGGAGAACACGCTGCAGGTCAACGACCGCATCCTGGTCAACCAGCTCGAGCCTGCGCTCATCCCGATCAGTCGCGGCGACGTCGTGGTGTTCAAAGACCCGGGCGGGTGGCTCAACCCCACCGCCGAGCCCGAGAAGAACCCCATCGCCGCCGCTGTCGACTGGGTGCTCGAGGGCGTCGGCCTCGCCGCCGACGACGCGAACGACCACCTCATCAAGCGCGTCATCGGCCTGCCGGGCGACACCGTCGCCTGCTGCAACGCGCTCGGGCAGATGACGGTGAACGACGTGCCGCTCGACGAGTCGGCCTACCTCAAGCTCCCCGATGGGGTCTCCGCGGTGTCGCAGGAGCCGTTCGAGGTCACCGTGCCCGCCGATTCCCTCTGGGTGATGGGCGACAACCGCTACAACTCCGCCGACTCGCGCTTCAACCAAGACCAGCCGGGCAAGGGCTTCGTGCCGATCGGCAATGTCGTGGGCCGCGCCATCCTCGTCACCTGGCCGATGGACCACTGGACCTGGCTCGACAACTACGGCGCCGTGTTCGACGGCATCCCGACGGTCGCGCCCGCGGGTGTTCCGGCCGGTGGCTCCGACGACTCGCCCGCCACGCCCGAGTCGGCTCCTGCCGCGGCGGCGTCGGTTCCGGATGCTGCGGCGGGCGTAATCGCAGCGCCCGCGCTTCCCGGAGCCCACTGA
- a CDS encoding ribonuclease HII, whose amino-acid sequence MSPVADPTLRFERSLLPERTGFVIGCDEVGRGALAGPVAVGLAVVRVTNGTRVPKGLRDSKMLSEARREELSPVARRWSVAHAVGYASAEEIDRLGISVCLGLAGARGLAEIAAAGIDVSATTIVLDGQWDWLSAAVPHPVTVRTKIKADRDCASVAAASVISKVARDRLMIEHHEVHDGYGWVRNKGYASEEHRDAILSLGATELHRHTWLSKMLAAAEADASAVELFDLEGLAGASGADVVDPAAETAESAA is encoded by the coding sequence ATGTCGCCGGTCGCCGACCCGACCCTGCGCTTCGAGCGCTCGCTGCTCCCCGAGCGCACGGGCTTCGTGATCGGCTGCGACGAGGTGGGGCGCGGGGCGCTCGCCGGACCGGTCGCGGTCGGGCTCGCGGTGGTGCGCGTGACGAACGGCACCCGCGTTCCCAAGGGGCTCCGCGACTCGAAGATGCTGTCGGAGGCGCGACGCGAGGAGCTGTCGCCGGTCGCGCGGCGCTGGAGCGTGGCGCACGCGGTGGGCTACGCCTCGGCCGAGGAGATCGATCGACTGGGCATCAGCGTCTGCCTCGGACTCGCCGGGGCCAGGGGACTCGCCGAGATCGCCGCGGCCGGCATCGACGTCAGTGCCACGACGATCGTGCTCGACGGCCAGTGGGACTGGCTGTCGGCGGCGGTGCCGCACCCGGTCACTGTGCGCACGAAGATCAAGGCCGACCGTGACTGTGCGTCGGTGGCAGCCGCATCCGTCATCTCCAAGGTGGCCCGCGACAGGCTGATGATCGAGCACCACGAGGTGCACGACGGGTACGGCTGGGTGCGCAACAAGGGGTATGCGAGCGAGGAACACCGCGATGCGATTCTCTCGCTGGGGGCCACGGAGCTGCACCGGCACACCTGGTTGTCGAAGATGCTCGCCGCCGCCGAGGCGGACGCGAGTGCTGTCGAGCTGTTCGACCTGGAAGGGCTTGCGGGCGCTTCGGGTGCGGACGTCGTCGACCCGGCGGCGGAGACCGCGGAGTCTGCGGCTTAG
- a CDS encoding DUF2469 domain-containing protein — protein MDEDEFEDYDREVELALYREYRDVVSQFKYVIETERRFYLANEVELSRRDTEHDFYFELTMNDVWVWDVYRSDRFVKSVRVLTFKDVNVEELSSKDFELPKELALDE, from the coding sequence ATGGACGAAGACGAATTCGAGGACTACGACCGCGAGGTCGAGCTTGCCCTGTACCGCGAGTACCGCGACGTTGTCTCCCAGTTCAAGTACGTGATCGAGACCGAGCGCCGTTTCTATCTCGCGAACGAGGTCGAGCTCAGCCGTCGTGACACCGAGCACGACTTCTACTTCGAGCTCACCATGAACGACGTCTGGGTGTGGGACGTGTACCGCTCCGACCGCTTCGTGAAGTCGGTGCGCGTGCTCACCTTCAAAGACGTGAACGTCGAGGAGCTCTCGAGCAAAGACTTCGAGCTGCCCAAGGAGCTCGCGCTCGACGAGTAG
- a CDS encoding YraN family protein, translating into MKAKDELGRRGETLAAAHLERNGYRVVERNWRCHVGEIDIVAYDCDCLVVVEVKTRSSPAFGHPLEAITEAKLRRLHLLLRQWVTEREVHRPAASRVDVVGIVWPELGEPAVRHLKAVG; encoded by the coding sequence ATGAAGGCGAAAGACGAACTGGGCCGACGGGGCGAGACCCTGGCGGCGGCACACCTCGAGCGGAACGGCTACCGGGTGGTGGAGCGCAACTGGCGCTGCCACGTCGGTGAGATCGACATCGTCGCCTACGACTGCGACTGTCTGGTCGTGGTCGAGGTGAAGACGAGGTCGTCGCCGGCCTTCGGGCATCCGCTCGAGGCCATCACCGAGGCGAAGCTGCGGCGACTGCATCTGCTGCTGCGGCAGTGGGTGACGGAGCGCGAGGTGCACCGGCCCGCAGCCAGTCGGGTCGACGTGGTGGGCATCGTCTGGCCCGAGCTCGGCGAACCCGCGGTGCGGCACCTGAAGGCGGTCGGCTGA
- a CDS encoding YifB family Mg chelatase-like AAA ATPase: MMVARTVSVALLGITGAVVEVEAHIADAIPGFQIIGLPDAALSDSKDRVRAAAANDGCPLPTKKIVVNLSPASLPKHGSAYDLAIAVAVLAAEGAVDASAIEGVVHLGELSLDGRVRPMSGLLPAMVAARAAGYSRFVVPRGNEAEAALVPDVRVTAVTSLREALIAHGAELESLPVEPLVLASRAAEESRAGDLGDVVGNTDAVEALVVAAAGGHHLLMLGPPGAGKTMLAQRLPALLPDLDAEQSLVATSVSSLAGRPVRGLLTRPPFESPHHTTSAAALVGGGSKIIRPGAAARAANGVLFLDEAPEFPASVLDALRQPLESGTISIHRAQAVAEFPARFQLVLAANPCPCGQFGASDIACTCTPIARRRYLARLSGPLLDRVDLQLRVNRVTSAAMRLAADDGPGGLPHTTTAVARERVLRARAVSAERLRGTGWKTNAEVPGAWYRSGAQRLPSTVTAPIDRALERGTLTMRGYDRVLRVAWTLADLDDAVGGASGGSPNGDHIGWALFLRKSVAV, encoded by the coding sequence CTGATGGTGGCGCGCACGGTGTCGGTGGCGCTGCTCGGTATCACGGGCGCGGTGGTGGAGGTCGAGGCTCACATCGCGGACGCGATACCCGGCTTCCAGATCATCGGTCTGCCCGACGCTGCCCTCTCCGACTCGAAAGACCGGGTGCGGGCGGCGGCCGCCAACGACGGGTGCCCGCTGCCGACGAAGAAGATCGTGGTGAACCTGTCGCCGGCGTCGCTGCCGAAGCACGGCTCCGCCTACGACCTCGCCATCGCCGTGGCGGTGCTCGCGGCCGAGGGAGCGGTCGACGCCTCGGCGATCGAGGGCGTGGTGCACTTGGGTGAGCTCAGCCTCGACGGGAGGGTGCGGCCCATGAGCGGGCTGCTGCCCGCCATGGTGGCCGCCCGCGCGGCCGGCTACTCACGCTTCGTGGTGCCGCGGGGCAACGAGGCCGAGGCGGCACTGGTGCCCGACGTGCGGGTCACCGCCGTCACCTCGTTGCGCGAGGCACTCATCGCGCACGGCGCCGAGCTCGAGTCTCTCCCGGTCGAGCCGCTGGTGCTGGCGTCGCGAGCCGCCGAGGAGTCGCGCGCGGGCGATCTGGGCGACGTCGTGGGCAACACCGATGCGGTCGAGGCGCTCGTCGTGGCGGCGGCCGGCGGGCACCACCTGCTCATGCTCGGCCCGCCCGGGGCGGGCAAGACGATGCTGGCGCAGCGGCTGCCCGCGCTGCTGCCCGATCTCGATGCGGAGCAGTCGCTCGTGGCCACGTCGGTCTCGTCGCTCGCGGGGCGGCCGGTGCGCGGACTGCTCACGCGGCCGCCGTTCGAGAGCCCGCACCACACCACGTCGGCGGCGGCGCTCGTGGGTGGTGGGTCGAAGATCATCCGCCCGGGTGCCGCGGCGCGCGCCGCGAACGGCGTGCTGTTCCTCGACGAGGCGCCGGAGTTCCCGGCGTCCGTACTCGATGCGCTCCGGCAGCCGCTCGAATCGGGGACGATCAGCATCCATCGCGCTCAGGCGGTCGCCGAGTTCCCGGCGCGGTTCCAGCTCGTGCTGGCGGCGAACCCCTGCCCCTGCGGGCAGTTCGGTGCTTCCGACATCGCGTGCACCTGCACCCCGATCGCCCGGCGGCGCTACCTCGCGCGACTGTCGGGTCCGCTGCTCGACCGCGTCGACCTGCAGCTGCGGGTGAACCGAGTGACGTCGGCGGCCATGCGACTCGCCGCCGACGACGGGCCGGGCGGGTTGCCGCACACCACGACGGCGGTGGCGCGAGAGCGCGTGCTGCGGGCGCGGGCCGTGAGCGCGGAGCGCCTCCGCGGCACGGGGTGGAAGACGAACGCCGAGGTGCCGGGAGCCTGGTATCGATCGGGCGCGCAACGACTCCCGTCCACCGTCACGGCACCGATCGACCGGGCGCTCGAACGCGGAACGCTCACCATGCGCGGCTACGACCGGGTGCTGCGCGTCGCGTGGACCCTCGCCGACCTCGACGACGCCGTCGGGGGAGCATCCGGCGGGTCGCCCAACGGCGACCACATCGGATGGGCGCTGTTCCTCCGCAAGTCGGTGGCCGTATGA
- the dprA gene encoding DNA-processing protein DprA has protein sequence MSADAAPRLHQLDATLVRRLVEGVRGGAVDEDEAGLCFGTAAWGTLTEPGDAVAGAVTQAVGAARALALLIDRQPAERWHAELPAGMGDELAVGDLASGIERWAPRLSSSTVVSAFQSSARFGARLVLPDDPWWPSGLLDLGVHAPLALWVRGHPEHLVTAGGSIAVVGSRDATSYGEHMAAEITSGLVDRGIVVASGAAYGIDGMAHRAVLAAGGPTVAFLAGGVDRLYPAAHHDLLLRVVETGALVSELPCGSSPTKWRFLQRNRLIAASTLATVVVEAGFRSGSLNTAGHAAALGRPIGAVPGPATSATSAGCHRLLREYDATCVTSAEEVAELAGLAPGKSASRDGAARRDALQTASGAGAHGPDGTRLLDALSRRTARGVTELARLTGLAPRSITAALGVLLLEGSARETTSGWLRA, from the coding sequence ATGAGCGCCGATGCCGCACCGCGGCTGCACCAGCTCGACGCGACGCTCGTGCGGAGGCTGGTCGAGGGTGTGCGAGGCGGGGCCGTCGACGAGGACGAAGCCGGACTCTGCTTCGGGACGGCCGCGTGGGGAACGCTGACCGAGCCCGGCGACGCGGTCGCGGGGGCGGTGACGCAGGCGGTCGGAGCTGCCCGGGCGCTGGCTCTGCTCATCGACCGCCAGCCGGCCGAGCGGTGGCACGCTGAGCTCCCCGCCGGCATGGGCGACGAGCTGGCGGTCGGCGACCTCGCGTCGGGGATCGAGCGCTGGGCGCCGCGGCTCTCGTCGTCGACCGTGGTGTCGGCCTTCCAGTCGTCGGCCCGATTCGGGGCGCGGCTGGTGCTGCCGGATGATCCGTGGTGGCCGTCGGGGCTCCTCGATCTAGGGGTGCACGCGCCCCTGGCGTTGTGGGTGCGTGGGCACCCCGAGCACCTCGTCACCGCGGGCGGGTCCATCGCGGTGGTCGGGTCGCGCGACGCGACGTCGTACGGCGAGCACATGGCTGCCGAGATCACGAGCGGTCTCGTCGACCGCGGCATCGTCGTCGCCTCGGGTGCGGCCTACGGCATCGACGGCATGGCGCACCGTGCGGTGCTCGCGGCGGGCGGGCCGACCGTCGCGTTCCTCGCCGGTGGCGTCGACCGGCTCTACCCTGCGGCCCACCACGACCTGCTCCTGCGCGTGGTCGAGACGGGTGCCCTGGTATCGGAGCTGCCGTGCGGGTCGTCGCCCACCAAATGGCGCTTCCTGCAGCGCAACCGGCTCATCGCTGCCTCGACCCTCGCGACGGTCGTCGTCGAGGCGGGCTTCCGGTCGGGCTCTCTCAACACGGCCGGGCATGCGGCGGCCCTGGGCAGGCCCATCGGAGCGGTGCCGGGGCCTGCCACCAGTGCGACGTCGGCGGGCTGTCACAGGCTGCTGCGCGAGTACGACGCCACCTGCGTCACCTCGGCCGAGGAGGTGGCGGAGCTGGCAGGGCTCGCCCCGGGCAAGTCGGCCTCCCGTGACGGGGCCGCCCGCAGAGACGCGCTGCAGACCGCCTCCGGCGCCGGCGCCCATGGGCCCGATGGCACCCGCCTCCTCGACGCCCTCAGCCGGCGAACCGCCCGCGGCGTCACCGAACTCGCCCGCCTCACCGGTCTCGCACCGCGCTCGATCACCGCGGCTCTCGGCGTGCTGCTCCTCGAGGGCTCCGCCCGAGAGACCACCTCGGGCTGGCTGCGGGCGTGA
- a CDS encoding phosphodiesterase, with translation MSQYGEPLHTIVHISDTHFLAGERPLYGKVDTDATLAQAFRQLEAGGIRPEAIVFTGDIADLGEGDAYRRVRSIVDPAAERLGARVVWVMGNHDDRARLRTELLDEEASTEPVDSTIMLGGLRLIALDSSVPGFHHGELSENQLRRLREELAQPAPEGTIVALHHPPVPTSIPLMPVLELQRQHELAAVIEGSDVRAILGGHLHYSTTSTFAGVPVSVAAATCYTMDVAAAGGGALVGRDGGQSFSIVHVYDDRMVHSIVPIGDFPIVNGFDRDFVQTLYTLPEPEQLDRFSRQVPPISEPRAD, from the coding sequence ATGAGCCAGTACGGGGAGCCCCTGCACACGATCGTCCACATCAGCGACACCCACTTCCTCGCCGGCGAGAGGCCTCTCTACGGGAAGGTCGACACGGATGCGACGCTGGCTCAGGCGTTCCGGCAGCTGGAGGCGGGTGGCATCCGGCCCGAGGCGATCGTGTTCACCGGAGACATCGCCGATCTCGGCGAGGGCGACGCGTACCGTCGGGTGCGGTCGATCGTCGACCCGGCCGCCGAGCGGCTCGGAGCCCGTGTGGTGTGGGTGATGGGCAACCACGACGACCGGGCACGGCTGCGCACCGAACTCCTTGACGAAGAGGCCTCGACCGAGCCCGTCGACTCCACGATCATGCTGGGCGGACTGCGGCTCATCGCGCTCGACTCGAGCGTGCCGGGGTTCCATCATGGTGAGCTCTCCGAGAACCAGCTCCGGCGCCTGCGGGAGGAGCTGGCTCAGCCCGCGCCCGAGGGAACGATCGTGGCCCTTCACCACCCGCCCGTGCCCACCAGCATCCCGCTCATGCCCGTGCTCGAGCTGCAGCGGCAGCACGAACTCGCCGCCGTGATCGAGGGCAGCGACGTGCGGGCCATCCTCGGTGGGCACCTCCACTACTCCACCACGAGCACCTTCGCCGGGGTGCCGGTCTCGGTGGCGGCGGCCACCTGCTACACCATGGACGTCGCCGCTGCGGGCGGCGGCGCCCTCGTCGGGCGCGACGGCGGTCAGTCGTTCAGCATCGTGCACGTCTACGACGACCGCATGGTGCACTCGATCGTCCCCATCGGCGACTTCCCCATCGTCAACGGCTTCGACCGCGACTTCGTGCAGACCCTCTACACCCTCCCCGAACCCGAGCAACTCGACCGCTTCTCCCGCCAAGTCCCCCCGATCTCCGAACCCCGCGCCGACTGA
- a CDS encoding tyrosine recombinase XerC, with amino-acid sequence MEIGEARGEYERHLRIERGYSEHTVRSYVSDLVDLGAFAEGRGVTRVGGLDLELYRDWLWAASQKSLAKSTLARRAASAKGFSAWLRRSGLVEVDEAARLRAPKPDRALPRVLSNDSVDVVIESLRLRAAEGDAVPLRDLAIVELLYASALRVSETVGIDLADVDLDRRTVRVLGKGQKERVVPFGGPAHLAVTDYLARGRPGLAAQRPTPSAALFLGARGGRLGTRAVYELVARLLHDVPGSGPAGPHAFRHTAATHLLDGGADLRAVQEILGHASLGTTQIYTHVTVERLRSTYLQAHPRA; translated from the coding sequence GTGGAGATCGGTGAGGCGCGGGGGGAGTATGAGCGGCATCTGCGGATCGAGCGGGGGTACTCGGAGCACACGGTGCGGTCGTATGTGTCGGATCTCGTGGATCTCGGCGCGTTCGCCGAGGGGCGTGGGGTGACGCGGGTCGGGGGGCTCGATCTCGAGCTGTATCGGGACTGGTTGTGGGCGGCGTCGCAGAAGTCGCTGGCGAAGTCGACGCTGGCGCGGAGGGCTGCGAGCGCGAAGGGGTTCTCGGCGTGGCTGCGCCGGTCGGGGCTCGTGGAGGTGGACGAGGCGGCGCGGCTGCGGGCACCGAAGCCCGATCGTGCGCTTCCGCGGGTGCTGTCGAACGACTCGGTCGATGTCGTGATCGAGAGTCTGCGCCTGCGGGCTGCCGAAGGTGACGCCGTGCCCCTACGCGACCTCGCGATCGTCGAGCTGCTCTACGCCTCTGCCCTCCGGGTGTCGGAGACCGTCGGTATCGACCTCGCCGACGTCGACCTCGATCGTCGAACCGTGCGCGTGCTCGGCAAGGGGCAGAAGGAGCGGGTCGTGCCCTTCGGTGGCCCCGCCCATCTCGCCGTCACCGACTATCTCGCGCGCGGCCGGCCGGGCCTCGCCGCCCAGCGCCCCACACCTTCCGCCGCGCTCTTCCTCGGCGCCAGGGGCGGGCGGCTCGGCACCCGCGCGGTCTACGAGCTGGTCGCCCGACTGCTGCACGATGTGCCCGGCAGCGGCCCGGCCGGTCCGCACGCCTTCCGCCACACCGCGGCCACCCACCTGCTCGATGGCGGGGCCGACCTGCGGGCAGTGCAGGAGATCCTCGGCCACGCCAGCCTCGGCACGACCCAGATCTACACCCACGTGACGGTCGAACGCCTGCGCAGCACCTACCTGCAGGCCCACCCCCGAGCCTGA
- a CDS encoding murein hydrolase activator EnvC: MRNGVMRRLGGWRALCGWSALVVSVVLVTPGASIWAWPVEPATVVAEFRAPATRYSAGHRGLDLRASPGGLVVAPEAGVVAYAGVVGDRPVIAIEHPDGYRSSLEPVTATVAVGDAVARGDPIGVVASGGHCAAACLHLGVRVDGEYVNPRLLYGGVPRAVLLPP; the protein is encoded by the coding sequence ATGCGGAACGGTGTGATGCGACGTCTCGGTGGCTGGCGGGCCCTCTGTGGATGGTCGGCTCTCGTCGTCTCGGTCGTGCTGGTGACGCCGGGGGCTTCGATCTGGGCGTGGCCGGTCGAACCCGCCACCGTGGTCGCCGAGTTCCGCGCGCCGGCGACGCGGTACTCCGCCGGTCACCGTGGTCTCGACCTCCGCGCCTCGCCGGGTGGCCTCGTCGTGGCCCCCGAGGCGGGTGTGGTCGCGTACGCCGGTGTCGTGGGTGACCGGCCGGTGATCGCGATCGAGCATCCGGACGGTTACCGGTCGAGCCTCGAACCGGTCACCGCGACGGTGGCGGTGGGCGATGCGGTCGCGCGCGGAGACCCGATCGGTGTGGTGGCGTCGGGCGGGCACTGCGCCGCGGCGTGCCTGCACCTCGGGGTGCGGGTCGATGGCGAGTACGTGAACCCGCGGTTGCTGTACGGAGGGGTGCCGCGCGCGGTGTTGTTGCCGCCGTGA
- a CDS encoding sugar porter family MFS transporter, with protein MTSNDPARDRNTTGTTGAGSAPRTADNRTPDDPAASKKLRRKVIALSIAAALGGFLFGFDSSVINGAVKAIEEDFDLGSLPLLSGFTVASALLGCAVGAYVAGRIADRIGRIPVMLIGAALFLVSSIGSGLAFAVWDLIAWRVIGGLGIGIASVIAPAYIAEIAPKAVRGALASLQQLAITLGIFAALLSDTLLQGAAGGANEPLWFGADAWRWMFIACAVPAIVYGLLAWRLPESPRFLAGKERRDDARDVLASVMPQSEVDSALEEIERGLKEDRENDRTASLRGKMLGLLPVVWVGILLSMFQQLVGINVIFYYSQSLWASVGFDTTNQSTSFIISVITSVINVAVTFVAIFFVDKIGRRPLLLTGSAGMVVSLGLMALSFSQAVVTDGGTPQLPGAWGPLALVGANLFVIFFGATWGPIVWVLLGEIFPNRIRGKALGVAAAAQWLTNFAITETFPALSGFSLAFTYGLYTFFALVSFFFVFFAVPETKGRSLESMDSLKVVRKNSRQAVDAPS; from the coding sequence ATGACGTCGAATGACCCTGCCCGGGACAGGAACACCACCGGAACGACGGGAGCGGGCTCAGCCCCGCGCACCGCCGACAACCGCACCCCCGACGACCCCGCCGCCTCGAAGAAGCTCCGACGCAAGGTCATCGCCCTCTCCATCGCCGCCGCCCTCGGCGGCTTCCTCTTCGGTTTCGACTCCTCCGTCATCAACGGCGCCGTCAAGGCGATCGAGGAGGACTTCGACCTCGGCAGCCTGCCGCTGCTCAGCGGCTTCACCGTCGCATCCGCTCTTCTCGGTTGCGCCGTCGGCGCCTACGTGGCCGGCCGTATCGCCGACCGCATCGGCCGCATCCCGGTGATGCTCATCGGCGCCGCCCTGTTCCTCGTCTCGTCGATCGGCTCCGGTCTCGCCTTCGCCGTCTGGGACCTCATCGCCTGGCGCGTCATCGGCGGCCTCGGCATCGGCATCGCGAGCGTCATCGCCCCCGCCTACATCGCCGAGATCGCCCCGAAGGCCGTGCGCGGCGCGCTCGCCAGCCTGCAGCAGCTCGCCATCACCCTCGGCATCTTCGCGGCGCTGCTCTCCGACACCCTGCTGCAGGGCGCCGCCGGCGGCGCCAACGAGCCGCTCTGGTTCGGCGCGGATGCGTGGCGCTGGATGTTCATCGCCTGCGCCGTTCCCGCCATCGTCTACGGCCTGCTCGCCTGGCGCCTCCCCGAATCGCCCCGCTTCCTCGCAGGCAAGGAGCGGCGCGACGACGCCCGCGACGTGCTCGCCAGCGTGATGCCGCAGAGCGAGGTCGACTCGGCCCTCGAGGAGATCGAGCGCGGACTCAAGGAAGACCGCGAGAACGACCGCACCGCGAGCCTTCGCGGCAAGATGCTCGGCCTCCTCCCGGTGGTCTGGGTCGGCATCCTGCTGTCGATGTTCCAACAGCTGGTGGGCATCAACGTCATCTTCTACTACTCGCAGAGCCTCTGGGCCTCGGTCGGCTTCGACACCACCAACCAGAGCACGAGCTTCATCATCTCGGTCATCACGAGTGTCATCAACGTGGCGGTGACCTTCGTCGCGATCTTCTTCGTCGACAAGATCGGCCGTCGACCGCTGCTGCTCACCGGTTCCGCGGGCATGGTCGTCTCGCTCGGCCTCATGGCGCTGTCGTTCTCGCAGGCCGTGGTGACCGACGGCGGCACCCCGCAGCTGCCCGGCGCCTGGGGCCCGCTCGCCCTGGTGGGTGCGAACCTCTTCGTCATCTTCTTCGGCGCCACCTGGGGCCCCATCGTCTGGGTGCTGCTCGGCGAGATCTTCCCCAACCGCATCCGTGGCAAGGCGCTCGGTGTCGCCGCGGCAGCGCAGTGGCTCACGAACTTCGCCATCACCGAGACCTTCCCGGCGCTGTCGGGCTTCTCGCTCGCCTTCACCTACGGTCTGTACACCTTCTTCGCGCTGGTGTCGTTCTTCTTCGTGTTCTTCGCGGTGCCGGAGACCAAGGGCCGTTCGCTCGAGAGCATGGACAGCCTCAAGGTCGTGCGCAAGAACAGCAGGCAGGCCGTCGACGCCCCGAGCTAG
- the rpsB gene encoding 30S ribosomal protein S2 produces the protein MAVVTIRQLLDSGVHFGHQTRRWNPKMKRFIFTERSGIYIIDLQQSLGYIDKAYDFVKETVAHGGTILFVGTKKQAQESIAEQATRVGQPYVNQRWLGGLLTNFQTVSKRLARMKELEELDFEDTSKSGFTKKELLIKKRELDKLHKSLGGIRNLSKTPSALWVVDTKKEHLAIDEAKKLGIPVIGILDTNCDPDEVQYPIPGNDDAIRSVALLTRIVADAAAEGLIQRHQKPEEGEQAEPLAEWERELLQASENPQSEAEKIEAVDGLVTGTENAEAVAEVVAAEVPTEENDADAAAQADLAAVTDESLVVEHHVVSDAEAEAKIEAEATDAEKAPAAE, from the coding sequence ATGGCCGTCGTCACCATTCGCCAGCTGCTCGACAGCGGCGTCCACTTCGGACACCAGACCCGTCGCTGGAACCCCAAGATGAAGCGATTCATCTTCACCGAGCGCTCCGGCATCTACATCATCGACCTTCAGCAGTCGCTGGGCTACATCGACAAGGCCTACGACTTCGTGAAGGAGACCGTCGCGCACGGCGGAACCATCCTCTTCGTCGGCACCAAGAAGCAGGCGCAGGAGTCGATCGCCGAGCAGGCGACCCGCGTGGGCCAGCCCTACGTCAACCAGCGCTGGCTGGGTGGCCTCCTCACCAACTTCCAGACCGTGTCGAAGCGCCTCGCGCGCATGAAGGAGCTCGAGGAGCTCGACTTCGAAGACACCTCGAAGAGCGGCTTCACCAAGAAGGAGCTCCTCATCAAGAAGCGCGAGCTCGACAAGCTGCACAAGTCGCTCGGCGGTATCCGCAACCTGTCGAAGACCCCGTCGGCGCTCTGGGTGGTCGACACCAAGAAGGAGCACCTCGCCATCGACGAGGCCAAGAAGCTCGGCATCCCGGTCATCGGCATCCTCGACACCAACTGCGACCCCGACGAGGTGCAGTACCCGATCCCGGGTAACGACGACGCCATCCGCTCGGTCGCGCTGCTCACCCGCATCGTCGCCGACGCCGCGGCCGAGGGCCTCATCCAGCGCCACCAGAAGCCCGAAGAGGGCGAGCAGGCGGAGCCCCTGGCCGAGTGGGAGCGCGAGCTCCTCCAGGCCTCGGAGAACCCGCAGTCGGAGGCCGAGAAGATCGAGGCCGTCGACGGTCTCGTCACCGGCACCGAGAACGCTGAGGCCGTGGCCGAGGTCGTCGCCGCCGAGGTTCCCACCGAGGAGAACGACGCCGACGCCGCCGCGCAGGCCGACCTCGCCGCCGTCACCGACGAGTCGCTCGTCGTGGAGCACCACGTGGTCTCCGACGCCGAGGCCGAGGCGAAGATCGAGGCCGAGGCGACCGACGCCGAGAAGGCTCCCGCCGCCGAGTAG